In a single window of the Elaeis guineensis isolate ETL-2024a chromosome 8, EG11, whole genome shotgun sequence genome:
- the LOC105049589 gene encoding ultraviolet-B receptor UVR8-like, protein MCLKRVSFKAMMEEEREVLKRRCGGSWKLVLKFLLAVETSTRRGKPQAIAGPSHSIVVTSSGAVYTFGDNSSGQLGLGNLENQARPQLIRSLQGIRIIQAAAGVAKTMLVSDTGRVYKLGKDNFGEGDISDNLLSKPQLVESLKDIFVVQVAIGHFFTAVLSREGRVYTFSWGTDEKLGHCSDREREPHPLLGPLENLPVVQIAAGHCYLAALAFQPNRLSVYTVGCGLGGKLGHGFTVNEKYPRLVEYFNILNLQPVCLAAGSWHAAVVGRDGRVCTWGWGSHGCLGHGNEDYQTLPTVVKGLNHIKAVYVSVGDCTTFVVSDTGDVYSFGYGDSSNLGHEQVFYPLNQTTPKLVTSLKVTERIVQISPTNISNWTEFMHTFVLTESGKLYAFGSGHQGQLGIDMSGQPHTKAIPERVQIDLS, encoded by the exons ATGTGCCTCAAAAGGGTCAGCTTTAAGGCAATGATGGAAGAGGAAAGGGAAGTACTTAAGCGGCGATGCGGGGGTTCTTGGAAGCTGGTCTTGAAGTTTTTGCTGGCAGTTGAAACTTCTACACGCAGAGGGAAGCCTCAAGCGATTGCAGGTCCCAGCCACAGCATCGTCGTGACCTCCAGCGGTGCGGTCTATACCTTTGGTGACAATAGCTCAGGGCAGCTTGGCCTTGGCAATTTGGAGAATCAAGCACGACCGCAGCTGATCAG ATCGCTGCAAGGCATTCGAATAATTCAAGCAGCGGCGGGAGTGGCGAAGACGATGCTCGTCAGTGATACCGGACGAGTTTATAAGCTTGGGAAGGACAATTTTGGAGAAGGAGACATTTCAGATAATCTTTTGTCAAAGCCTCAGCTAGTGGAATCTTTGAAAGATATATTTGTTGTTCAAGTAGCAATAGGTCACTTCTTCACCGCAGTTCTCTCTAGAGAAGGCAGGGTGTATACTTTTTCTTGGGGAACCGATGAAAAGCTAGGCCACTGTAGTGATAGGGAACGAGAGCCCCATCCTCTCCTGGGTCCTCTTGAGAATTTACCGGTGGTTCAGATTGCTGCTGGCCATTGCTACCTTGCAGCACTTGCTTTTCAACCTAATCGCTT GTCTGTGTACACTGTAGGCTGTGGATTGGGAGGAAAGCTAGGACATGGTTTCACAGTTAATGAGAAGTACCCGAGGTTGGTCGAGTATTTTAACATTTTGAACCTGCAGCCTGTGTGCCTTGCAGCAGGCAGCTGGCATGCCGCTGTTGTGGGACGAGACGGCCGGGTATGTACATGGGGGTGGGGGAGCCATGGCTGCTTGGGCCATGGAAATGAAGATTACCAGACTCTTCCCACGGTGGTGAAAGGCCTGAACCACATTAAGGCTGTCTATGTTTCAGTAGGTGATTGTACCACTTTTGTGGTCTCTGACACCGGCGATGTCTACTCATTTGGGTATGGAGACTCCTCAAATCTGGGTCATGAACAG GTTTTTTATCCCTTAAATCAAACAACACCAAAGTTGGTTACTTCACTCAAAGTCACTGAAAGGATCGTGCAGATCAGCCCTACAAACATATCAAATTGGACCGAGTTTATGCACACATTTGTACTCACAGAATCAGGGAAGCTTTATGCCTTTGGGTCAGGACACCAGGGTCAGCTGGGCATTGATATGTCTGGGCAGCCGCATACAAAAGCTATTCCAGAAAGGGTCCAGATCGATCTCAGTTAG
- the LOC105049571 gene encoding succinate dehydrogenase [ubiquinone] iron-sulfur subunit 1, mitochondrial → MAAARILLRRGSRGLLPTQPPAPTPAAVTAARLVPAQAHSSHSEPQSTKTKRMKTFSIYRWNPDNPSKPQLQHYEIDLAECGPMVLDALIKVKNEVDPSLTFRRSCREGICGSCAMNIDGDNGLACLTKISSAGSPTTITPLPHMFVIKDLVVDMTNFYNQYKSVEPWLKRKDPPPVPGKEIPQSKKDRAKLDGMYECILCACCSTSCPSYWWNPESYLGPAALLHAHRWIQDSRDQYTKERLDAVNDEFKLYRCHTIKNCVHACPKGLNPAKQIESIKKLELQK, encoded by the exons ATGGCCGCCGCGAGGATTCTTCTCCGCCGTGGCTCCCGCGGCCTCCTCCCGACCCAACCGCCGGCACCCACCCCCGCCGCGGTAACGGCGGCGCGCCTGGTCCCGGCGCAGGCCCATTCCTCCCATTCGGAACCCCAGTCCACCAAGACCAAGCGGATGAAGACCTTCTCCATCTACCGCTGGAACCCCGACAATCCCTCCAAACCCCAGCTCCAGCACTACGAGATTGACCTCGCCGAGTGCGGCCCCATGGTGCTCGACGCCCTCATCAAGGTCAAGAACGAGGTCGACCCCTCCCTCACCTTCCGCCGCTCCTGCCGCGAGGGTATCTGCGGCTCCTGCGCCATGAACATCGACGGCGACAACGGCCTCGCCTGCCTCACCAAGATCTCGTCGGCCGGATCACCCACGACGATCACGCCGCTGCCGCACATGTTCGTGATCAAGGACTTGGTGGTGGATATGACCAATTTCTATAACCAGTACAAGAGCGTGGAGCCGTGGCTCAAGCGCAAGGACCCGCCGCCGGTCCCTGGGAAGGAGATCCCGCAGAGCAAGAAGGATCGTGCCAAGCTGGATGGGATGTATGAGTGTATTCTCTGCGCTTGCTGCAGCACCTCCTGCCCCAGCTACTGGTGGAACCCGGAATCGTATCTCGGCCCCGCTGCGCTCCTCCATGCCCACAG GTGGATACAAGATAGCCGGGACCAATACACGAAGGAGCGTCTTGATGCTGTCAATGATGAGTTCAAACTCTACCGGTGCCACACTATAAAGAACTGTGTTCATGCCTGCCCTAAGGGACTGAACCCTGCCAAGCAAATTGAATCTATCAAAAAGCTCGAGCTTCAGAAGTAA